One genomic region from Haloprofundus salinisoli encodes:
- a CDS encoding cupin domain-containing protein: MSHSKVNYRDVEPKSDGMHFLRDALDTDNLGVTVLDCEAGWSGMEHDHGDEGHEEVYLLIDGGATVSIDGDDVTLEPGDAVRIPPEATRQIRVSDEDSTLVLAGAP, from the coding sequence GTGTCCCACTCGAAAGTCAACTACCGAGACGTCGAACCGAAATCCGACGGAATGCACTTTCTCCGCGACGCGCTCGACACCGACAACCTCGGTGTGACGGTGCTCGACTGTGAGGCGGGGTGGTCGGGGATGGAACACGACCACGGCGACGAGGGTCACGAGGAGGTGTACCTGCTCATTGACGGCGGCGCGACGGTCAGCATCGACGGCGACGACGTAACGCTCGAACCCGGCGACGCCGTCCGCATCCCGCCGGAGGCGACGCGGCAAATTCGCGTCAGCGACGAGGACAGCACGCTCGTGCTCGCGGGCGCGCCGTAG